One part of the Triplophysa dalaica isolate WHDGS20190420 chromosome 25, ASM1584641v1, whole genome shotgun sequence genome encodes these proteins:
- the LOC130415327 gene encoding H-2 class I histocompatibility antigen, Q9 alpha chain-like isoform X2 has translation MRSAGLLLFGIHLAFAGTRSLQYFCTVVYGDINLPALTVVGMVDGQQFMYFDSNTNKAVPKTEWMTHFEGPDYWDRDTQVVIDRYNEHKTIMETIMKHYNQSMSKGVNTFQMMYGCELDDDGTTQGDLQYGYNGDDLISFDRKTHKWTAGEIYPEAVNIMKQWDTGEAKTTYWKAYLESMCFERINKFVSHGKDTLERKVAPEVSLLQKNSSSPVICHATGFYPKNITMTWKKNSEDLNEDVVSKTLPNEDGTFQKSISLSVKSEEWKKNPDVYRCVIQHVGAEKQIVVTLNENNTKYNSASDNIIVKCLASITVVAVKSIYIFLFLQAMGGTIKLH, from the exons atgcGTTCTGCAGGACTTCTGCTGTTTGGGATTCATCTCGCCTTTGCTG GAACACGCTCTCTGCAATACTTCTGCACTGTGGTATACGGAGACATTAACCTCCCAGCGCTAACAGTTGTTGGGATGGTCGATGGTCAGCAGTTCATGTACTTTGACAGCAACACAAATAAAGCTGTGCCAAAGACAGAGTGGATGACACACTTTGAAGGACCAGATTACTGGGACAGAGATACTCAGGTTGTCATTGATCGCtataatgaacacaaaaccatcatGGAAACTATAATGAAACATTACAACCAGTCGATGTCAAAAG GCGTTAACACCTTTCAGATGATGTACGGCTGTGAGCTGGATGATGATGGGACCACTCAAGGAGACTTGCAGTATGGTTATAATGGAGATGATTTAATCAGTTTTGATAGAAAGACACACAAGTGGACTGCTGGAGAAATTTATCCTGAAGCTGTCAATATCATGAAACAATGGGATACGGGTGAGGCTAAAACAACATACTGGAAAGCATACCTGGAGAGCATGTGCTTTGAGCGAATAAACAAGTTTGTGAGCCACGGCAAAGACACTCTAGAGAGAAAAG TTGCGCCTGAGGTGTCTCTACTGCAGAAGAACTCCTCGTCTCCAGTTATCTGTCACGCTACAGGTTTCTACCCCAAAAACATCACAATGACCTGGAAGAAAAACAGTGAGGATCTTAATGAAGATGTGGTTAGTAAAACTTTACCAAACGAAGATGGAACGTTCCAGAAGAGCATCAGTCTCTCAGTGAAGTCTGAGGAGTGGAAGAAGAATCCAGATGTCTACAGATGTGTGATTCAACATGTGGGAGCAGAGAAACAGATTGTTGTCACTCTCAATGAAAACAATACCAAGTACAACTCAG CTTCTGACAACATCATTGTGAAATGTTTGGCGTCCATCACCGTTGTAGCCGTT aaatcaatttatatatttttatttttacaggctATGGGAGGGACAATA AAGCTGCattag
- the LOC130415330 gene encoding H-2 class I histocompatibility antigen, Q9 alpha chain-like, which produces MRSAGLLLFGIHLAFAGTRSLQYFCTVVYGDINLPALTVVGMVDGQQFMYFDSNTNKAVPKTEWMRHFEGADYWDKDSQVVIDRYNEHKTIMETIMNYYNQSMSKDIHTFQMMYGCELDDDGTTQGDLQYGYNGEDFISFDRKTHKWTAGEMHPEAVNIMNQWDTGGSKTKYWKAYLESMCFQRINKFMSYGKDTLDRKGVSTAEELLVSSYLSRYRFLPQKHHNDLEEKQ; this is translated from the exons ATGCGTTCTGCAGGACTTCTGCTGTTTGGGATTCATCTCGCCTTTGCTG GAACACGCTCTCTGCAATACTTCTGCACAGTGGTATACGGAGACATTAACCTCCCAGCGCTAACAGTTGTTGGGATGGTCGATGGTCAGCAGTTCATGTACTTTGACAGCAACACAAATAAAGCTGTGCCAAAGACAGAGTGGATGAGACACTTTGAAGGAGCAGATTACTGGGACAAAGATAGTCAGGTTGTCATCGATCGCtataatgaacacaaaaccatcatGGAAACAATAATGAATTATTACAACCAGTCCATGTCAAAAG ATATTCACACCTTTCAGATGATGTACGGCTGTGAGCTGGATGATGATGGGACCACTCAAGGAGACTTGCAGTATGGTTATAATGGAGAAGACTTCATCAGTTTTGATAGAAAGACACACAAGTGGACTGCTGGAGAAATGCATCCTGAAGCTGTCAATATCATGAACCAATGGGATACTGGTGgaagtaaaacaaaatactgGAAAGCATACCTGGAGAGCATGTGCTTTCAGCGAATAAACAAGTTTATGAGCTACGGCAAAGACACTCTGGACAGAAAAG GTGTCTCTACTGCAGAAGAACTCCTCGTCTCCAGTTATCTGTCACGCTACAGGTTTTTACCCCAAAAACATCACAATGACCTGGAAGAAAAACAGTGA
- the LOC130415327 gene encoding major histocompatibility complex class I-related gene protein-like isoform X1, with product MRSAGLLLFGIHLAFAGTRSLQYFCTVVYGDINLPALTVVGMVDGQQFMYFDSNTNKAVPKTEWMTHFEGPDYWDRDTQVVIDRYNEHKTIMETIMKHYNQSMSKGVNTFQMMYGCELDDDGTTQGDLQYGYNGDDLISFDRKTHKWTAGEIYPEAVNIMKQWDTGEAKTTYWKAYLESMCFERINKFVSHGKDTLERKVAPEVSLLQKNSSSPVICHATGFYPKNITMTWKKNSEDLNEDVVSKTLPNEDGTFQKSISLSVKSEEWKKNPDVYRCVIQHVGAEKQIVVTLNENNTKYNSASDNIIVKCLASITVVAVVGCVLALTVLAVTKRHIVCRKFRDLQSTNGYGRDNKAALEMNK from the exons atgcGTTCTGCAGGACTTCTGCTGTTTGGGATTCATCTCGCCTTTGCTG GAACACGCTCTCTGCAATACTTCTGCACTGTGGTATACGGAGACATTAACCTCCCAGCGCTAACAGTTGTTGGGATGGTCGATGGTCAGCAGTTCATGTACTTTGACAGCAACACAAATAAAGCTGTGCCAAAGACAGAGTGGATGACACACTTTGAAGGACCAGATTACTGGGACAGAGATACTCAGGTTGTCATTGATCGCtataatgaacacaaaaccatcatGGAAACTATAATGAAACATTACAACCAGTCGATGTCAAAAG GCGTTAACACCTTTCAGATGATGTACGGCTGTGAGCTGGATGATGATGGGACCACTCAAGGAGACTTGCAGTATGGTTATAATGGAGATGATTTAATCAGTTTTGATAGAAAGACACACAAGTGGACTGCTGGAGAAATTTATCCTGAAGCTGTCAATATCATGAAACAATGGGATACGGGTGAGGCTAAAACAACATACTGGAAAGCATACCTGGAGAGCATGTGCTTTGAGCGAATAAACAAGTTTGTGAGCCACGGCAAAGACACTCTAGAGAGAAAAG TTGCGCCTGAGGTGTCTCTACTGCAGAAGAACTCCTCGTCTCCAGTTATCTGTCACGCTACAGGTTTCTACCCCAAAAACATCACAATGACCTGGAAGAAAAACAGTGAGGATCTTAATGAAGATGTGGTTAGTAAAACTTTACCAAACGAAGATGGAACGTTCCAGAAGAGCATCAGTCTCTCAGTGAAGTCTGAGGAGTGGAAGAAGAATCCAGATGTCTACAGATGTGTGATTCAACATGTGGGAGCAGAGAAACAGATTGTTGTCACTCTCAATGAAAACAATACCAAGTACAACTCAG CTTCTGACAACATCATTGTGAAATGTTTGGCGTCCATCACCGTTGTAGCCGTTGTTGGATGTGTGTTGGCTCTCACTGTCTTGGCTGTTACAAAGAGGCACATTGTGTGCAGAAAGTTCAGAGATCTTCAGAGCACAAATG gctATGGGAGGGACAATA AAGCTGCattagaaatgaataaataa
- the LOC130415329 gene encoding patr class I histocompatibility antigen, B-2 alpha chain-like yields MRSIVILLLSIPLAFAGPHCLKYLYTVASGDVDIPEVTAVGLVDDQQFMYFDSDTMKAEPKIEWIKADQWDRQTEIDRRHYHEYRNNMLLIKNVFNQSTSEGVHTLQVMYGCEIRDDGTTRGFYEFGYDGEDFITFDKNALNYIAANRQADIIKNKMDSNKPRAQLCKVYLENTCIDRLKKYMSYSKDNLQRKVPPEVSILQKDSSSPVTCHATGFYTSNINMTWQKNHEELHENVEVHETLPNADGTFQKRISLSMKSEELNRDPDVYRCVIQHVGAEKEIVKFPSNITRSNEQHASWIITVPVLCVLPFAVAIIIGCIVMKKTGRFKCPKSTGYAQGSTTDEDSKSDEQMQNVSS; encoded by the exons ATGCGATCTATAGTGATTCTGCTCCTCTCGATTCCTCTCGCTTTTGCTG GACCACACTGTCTGAAGTACCTTTACACTGTTGCTTCTGGAGACGTTGACATCCCAGAGGTCACGGCGGTTGGATTGGTCGATGATCAGCAGTTCATGTACTTTGACAGCGACACAATGAAAGCTGAACCAAAGATAGAATGGATCAAAGCAGATCAATGGGACAGACAAACTGAAATTGACAGACGTCACTATCATGAATACAGGAACAACATgctattgattaaaaatgtatttaatcagTCCACGTCAGAAG GTGTTCACACACTGCAGGTCATGTACGGCTGTGAGATAAGAGATGATGGTACCACACGAGGATTCTATGAGTTTGGTTATGATGGAGAAGATTTTATCACCTTTGATAAGAACGCACTCAACTATATTGCTGCCAATCGACAAGCAGATATCATCAAGAACAAAATGGATTCTAATAAACCTAGAGCGCAACTCTGTAAAGTATATCTGGAGAACACATGTATTGATCGGTTGAAGAAGTATATGAGTTACAGCAAAGACAATCTGCAGAGAAAAG TTCCACCTGAGGTGTCTATTCTACAGAAGGACTCCTCATCTCCAGTTACCTGTCATGCTACAGGTTTCTACACCAGCAATATAAATATGACCTGGCAGAAAAACCACGAGGAGCTTCATGAGAATGTGGAGGTCCATGAAACTTTGCCAAATGCAGATGGAACGTTCCAGAAGCGCATCAGTCTCTCAATGAAGTCTGAGGAGTTGAATAGAGATCCAGATGTCTACAGATGTGTGATTCAACATGTGGGAGCAGAGAAAGAGATTGTTAAATTTCCTTCTAACATCACCAGGTCCAATGAGCAACATG CTTCTTGGATCATCACAGTTCCTGTTCTATGTGTGCTGCCTTTTGCTGTGGCTATTATTATTGGGTGCATTGTGATGAAAAAGACCGGGCGGTTCAAGTGCCCTAAATCTACAG GCTATGCGCAGGGCAGCA CCACAGATGAAGACTCAAAATCAGATGaacaaatgcaaaatgtttcCTCTTaa
- the LOC130415327 gene encoding major histocompatibility complex class I-related gene protein-like isoform X3, whose product MRSAGLLLFGIHLAFAGTRSLQYFCTVVYGDINLPALTVVGMVDGQQFMYFDSNTNKAVPKTEWMTHFEGPDYWDRDTQVVIDRYNEHKTIMETIMKHYNQSMSKGVNTFQMMYGCELDDDGTTQGDLQYGYNGDDLISFDRKTHKWTAGEIYPEAVNIMKQWDTGEAKTTYWKAYLESMCFERINKFVSHGKDTLERKVAPEVSLLQKNSSSPVICHATGFYPKNITMTWKKNSEDLNEDVVSKTLPNEDGTFQKSISLSVKSEEWKKNPDVYRCVIQHVGAEKQIVVTLNENNTKYNSGYGRDNKAALEMNK is encoded by the exons atgcGTTCTGCAGGACTTCTGCTGTTTGGGATTCATCTCGCCTTTGCTG GAACACGCTCTCTGCAATACTTCTGCACTGTGGTATACGGAGACATTAACCTCCCAGCGCTAACAGTTGTTGGGATGGTCGATGGTCAGCAGTTCATGTACTTTGACAGCAACACAAATAAAGCTGTGCCAAAGACAGAGTGGATGACACACTTTGAAGGACCAGATTACTGGGACAGAGATACTCAGGTTGTCATTGATCGCtataatgaacacaaaaccatcatGGAAACTATAATGAAACATTACAACCAGTCGATGTCAAAAG GCGTTAACACCTTTCAGATGATGTACGGCTGTGAGCTGGATGATGATGGGACCACTCAAGGAGACTTGCAGTATGGTTATAATGGAGATGATTTAATCAGTTTTGATAGAAAGACACACAAGTGGACTGCTGGAGAAATTTATCCTGAAGCTGTCAATATCATGAAACAATGGGATACGGGTGAGGCTAAAACAACATACTGGAAAGCATACCTGGAGAGCATGTGCTTTGAGCGAATAAACAAGTTTGTGAGCCACGGCAAAGACACTCTAGAGAGAAAAG TTGCGCCTGAGGTGTCTCTACTGCAGAAGAACTCCTCGTCTCCAGTTATCTGTCACGCTACAGGTTTCTACCCCAAAAACATCACAATGACCTGGAAGAAAAACAGTGAGGATCTTAATGAAGATGTGGTTAGTAAAACTTTACCAAACGAAGATGGAACGTTCCAGAAGAGCATCAGTCTCTCAGTGAAGTCTGAGGAGTGGAAGAAGAATCCAGATGTCTACAGATGTGTGATTCAACATGTGGGAGCAGAGAAACAGATTGTTGTCACTCTCAATGAAAACAATACCAAGTACAACTCAG gctATGGGAGGGACAATA AAGCTGCattagaaatgaataaataa